From one Planktothrix agardhii NIES-204 genomic stretch:
- a CDS encoding F0F1 ATP synthase subunit C has product MNPLIAAASVVAAALAIGLGAIGPGIGQGIAAGQAVEGIARQPEAEGKIRGTLLLSLAFMEALTIYGLVVSLVLLFANPFA; this is encoded by the coding sequence ATGAATCCACTAATTGCTGCCGCTTCCGTTGTTGCTGCTGCTTTAGCTATTGGTTTAGGCGCGATTGGCCCTGGAATTGGTCAAGGTATTGCTGCTGGTCAAGCAGTGGAAGGGATTGCTCGTCAACCCGAAGCAGAAGGTAAAATTCGTGGGACTTTACTGTTAAGTTTAGCCTTCATGGAAGCACTGACCATTTATGGTTTAGTGGTTTCTCTGGTATTACTGTTTGCCAACCCCTTCGCCTAA
- a CDS encoding ptuative ATP synthase protein I translates to MAELKIGEPVQVAMTNAEETLESGSKLAVEPDTSMLEYDQLQRQLLLMTITATGVIFVAVCCFYPLDVALNYLVGAAVGIIYLRMLGKDVEKLGRGKKKLSQNRILILAGVIIVATQLHQLKILPIFLGFLTYKVALMLYVLITVFTPKPK, encoded by the coding sequence GTGGCTGAACTAAAAATTGGTGAACCTGTCCAAGTAGCTATGACAAACGCAGAGGAAACACTAGAATCAGGGTCTAAACTTGCTGTAGAACCCGACACTTCTATGCTGGAGTATGATCAATTGCAACGCCAGTTGTTATTGATGACGATCACAGCTACGGGAGTAATTTTTGTTGCAGTTTGCTGTTTCTATCCTCTGGATGTCGCCCTAAACTATTTAGTTGGGGCGGCAGTAGGCATAATCTACTTGCGAATGCTCGGCAAAGATGTAGAAAAACTAGGTAGGGGCAAGAAAAAACTAAGCCAAAATCGGATCTTGATCCTCGCGGGTGTAATCATTGTAGCCACTCAATTACATCAGCTAAAGATTCTACCGATTTTTTTAGGGTTTCTTACCTACAAAGTAGCTCTCATGTTGTATGTGCTAATCACAGTGTTCACCCCCAAGCCTAAATAA
- the proS gene encoding prolyl-tRNA synthetase, with protein sequence MRLSKMLFVTLREDPKEAEIPSHKLLVRAGYIRRIGSGIYAYLPLMWRVLQKISQIVREEMNATGAQECLLPQVQPAELWRESGRWDTYTKAEGIMFSLTDRRKRELALGPTHEEVITTIAKDIIRSHQQLPIHLYQIQTKFRDEIRPRFGLMRGREFIMKDGYSFHSDEESLKKTYRDMDQAYRNMLTRCGLQYRAVEADSGAIGGSGSQEFMVLAEAGEDEVLYTEDGKYAANTEKATSHPVDAEPSSFTEYQKLETPNTNTIATLAKFLKCSPTQIVKNVLYQVVYDNGTTVLVLINIRGDQEVNEVKLQNELTKLAPEFGAKTILSLTVPDEEAQEKWRTKPLPLGYISPKLEDVYITSKEQLESKFLRLVDQTAVELKNFVTGADESGYHVVGANWGKEFTLPKTIVDLRKAQKGDRAVHDPEQILQSARGIEVGHIFQLGIKYSQAMGATFSNEQGEELPLVMGCYGVGVSRLAQSAVEQSYDKDGIIWPVAIAPYQVIIAIPNITDAQQVEIAEKLYTELNQAGIETLLDDRNERAGVKFKDADLIGIPYRIVTGRSIKSGKVELVERATHNAQEIAVEDVITTLKQNIQAALEN encoded by the coding sequence ATGCGACTCTCTAAAATGCTATTTGTTACCCTACGCGAAGATCCCAAAGAAGCGGAAATTCCCAGTCATAAACTATTAGTCCGGGCGGGATATATTCGCCGCATTGGGAGTGGAATTTATGCTTATCTTCCCCTGATGTGGAGAGTTTTGCAAAAAATATCTCAAATTGTCCGAGAAGAAATGAACGCCACCGGAGCCCAAGAATGTCTACTTCCCCAAGTCCAACCCGCCGAACTTTGGCGCGAGTCGGGGCGCTGGGATACCTATACCAAAGCGGAGGGAATTATGTTTTCCCTAACTGACCGTCGGAAGCGGGAATTAGCATTAGGGCCAACCCATGAGGAGGTAATTACAACTATTGCTAAAGATATTATCCGTTCCCATCAACAATTACCGATTCATTTATATCAAATTCAAACAAAATTTAGAGATGAAATTCGGCCTCGGTTTGGGTTAATGCGGGGTCGGGAATTTATTATGAAAGATGGTTATTCTTTCCATAGCGATGAAGAAAGTTTGAAGAAAACCTATCGAGATATGGATCAAGCCTATCGTAATATGTTAACCCGTTGTGGGTTACAATATCGAGCCGTAGAAGCTGATTCTGGAGCTATTGGGGGATCAGGTTCTCAAGAGTTTATGGTATTAGCAGAAGCGGGAGAAGATGAAGTTCTCTATACTGAAGATGGTAAATATGCGGCTAATACGGAAAAAGCTACATCCCATCCGGTTGATGCTGAACCTTCTAGCTTTACCGAATATCAAAAGTTAGAAACTCCGAATACGAACACTATTGCCACTTTAGCTAAATTCTTGAAATGTTCCCCGACACAAATTGTTAAAAATGTTCTGTATCAAGTAGTTTATGATAATGGAACAACGGTTTTAGTTTTAATTAATATTCGGGGCGATCAGGAGGTTAATGAAGTTAAATTACAAAATGAATTAACAAAATTAGCCCCGGAATTTGGCGCAAAAACTATATTATCTTTAACGGTTCCTGATGAAGAAGCTCAGGAAAAATGGAGAACAAAACCTTTGCCTTTAGGCTATATTTCTCCTAAGTTAGAAGATGTTTATATTACCAGTAAAGAACAACTTGAGTCTAAGTTTTTAAGACTGGTGGATCAAACTGCCGTTGAATTAAAGAATTTTGTCACGGGCGCGGATGAGTCAGGATATCACGTTGTTGGGGCAAATTGGGGCAAAGAATTTACCTTACCTAAAACTATTGTAGATCTCAGAAAAGCTCAAAAAGGCGATCGCGCAGTTCATGACCCTGAACAAATTTTACAGAGTGCTAGAGGTATTGAAGTGGGTCATATTTTCCAACTGGGGATTAAATATTCTCAGGCTATGGGAGCAACCTTTAGCAATGAACAGGGGGAAGAATTACCCCTAGTCATGGGATGTTATGGGGTGGGGGTATCTCGGTTAGCCCAATCGGCCGTCGAACAATCCTATGATAAGGATGGGATAATTTGGCCGGTGGCGATCGCACCCTATCAAGTTATTATTGCCATTCCTAATATTACCGACGCTCAACAGGTGGAAATTGCCGAAAAACTCTATACGGAATTAAACCAAGCCGGAATTGAAACCCTCCTCGATGATCGCAATGAACGGGCCGGGGTAAAATTCAAAGACGCTGATTTGATTGGGATTCCCTATCGGATTGTCACGGGACGTTCGATTAAATCGGGTAAAGTGGAACTGGTAGAACGGGCTACTCACAATGCCCAGGAAATTGCCGTTGAGGATGTCATTACCACACTTAAACAGAATATTCAAGCTGCATTGGAAAATTAG
- a CDS encoding F0F1 ATP synthase subunit A, with product MEMLTVLNTFNPLPLASLEVGQHLYWEVGGVKLHGQIFLTSWFVIGLLITVSVLASSNVQRIPSGMQNFMEYVLEFIRNLAKDQIGEKEYRSWVPFIGTLFLFIFASNWSGALIPWKVIELPSGELAAPTSDINTTVALALLTSLAYFYAGIRKKGLVGYFADYAQPMAFLAIFRVIEDFTKPLSLSFRLFGNILADELVVAVLVFLVPLFIPLPLMVLGLFLSAIQALIFATLAANYIGEALEGHGGEHHD from the coding sequence ATGGAAATGCTGACTGTCTTAAACACCTTCAATCCTCTCCCTCTCGCTAGTTTAGAAGTTGGCCAGCACCTTTATTGGGAAGTCGGCGGTGTAAAACTGCATGGTCAGATTTTTCTGACTTCGTGGTTTGTAATCGGTTTGCTGATTACCGTCTCAGTGTTGGCCAGTAGTAACGTGCAGCGAATTCCCAGTGGGATGCAGAATTTTATGGAGTACGTCCTAGAATTCATTCGCAACCTAGCTAAAGATCAAATCGGGGAAAAAGAATATCGTTCTTGGGTTCCCTTCATTGGAACACTGTTCTTATTCATCTTTGCCTCTAACTGGTCAGGTGCTTTAATTCCTTGGAAGGTGATCGAACTGCCTTCAGGTGAATTAGCAGCCCCCACCAGCGATATCAATACTACAGTGGCATTAGCACTGTTAACTTCTTTAGCGTATTTCTACGCCGGAATCAGAAAAAAAGGCCTAGTGGGTTATTTTGCTGATTACGCCCAACCGATGGCGTTTCTCGCTATATTTCGGGTGATTGAAGATTTTACCAAACCCCTATCCCTGAGTTTCCGTTTGTTTGGTAACATTTTGGCTGATGAACTGGTGGTCGCCGTGTTGGTATTCCTGGTACCCCTGTTTATTCCTCTGCCTCTAATGGTTTTGGGTTTATTCCTAAGTGCCATTCAAGCCCTAATTTTTGCGACACTGGCGGCGAACTATATTGGTGAAGCCCTAGAAGGACATGGCGGAGAACATCACGACTAG